One stretch of Chryseobacterium fluminis DNA includes these proteins:
- a CDS encoding MFS transporter, which produces MKTNLNKRAAYIGCLGVVGIISTEFGVIGILPQIAQYYHINIATAGYLLSIFALFIAVTGPFTVLLASRFDKKTIMLSAMGLFLISNVFSIFSPPFLILMILRILPTFLHPAFFSMAIAAAVKGTSQKEQMKLTAVIIGGIALAQVTVIPLSTFIASFYSWQSTYIIQGFIILLTILIIIRYLPPMPNEQPASFKSQLSILTRSRFISGTLLNLFLITAWFCSYSYFADYLSKEKNMSEREISILLLVFGAMGVVSNYAAGKLLGKNMFRTALLFTAGLFIVPFAFQYTGDSFLQVILVTGLWGIMYGPCFLIGVGYMISAAPHAKEFANSLQTSFGNLGVSLGTSVGGFFIYRYGISVTPWVGIIFGIMAVIVIIWRMYMDKHYHKKE; this is translated from the coding sequence ATGAAAACAAACTTAAATAAAAGGGCAGCCTACATCGGATGTCTGGGTGTTGTCGGAATTATCAGCACCGAATTCGGAGTTATTGGTATTTTGCCCCAAATTGCTCAGTATTATCATATTAACATCGCAACAGCCGGATACCTTCTGAGTATTTTTGCTTTATTCATCGCTGTCACAGGACCATTTACGGTGTTACTTGCTTCCAGGTTCGATAAGAAAACGATCATGCTCTCTGCCATGGGATTATTTTTAATTTCAAATGTATTTTCGATCTTCAGTCCGCCTTTTCTAATCTTAATGATCCTCAGGATATTGCCTACTTTTCTGCACCCCGCTTTTTTCTCGATGGCCATCGCCGCAGCGGTAAAAGGAACATCACAAAAGGAACAAATGAAACTCACAGCTGTCATCATCGGGGGAATTGCCTTGGCCCAGGTAACAGTAATTCCCTTAAGCACGTTTATCGCCAGCTTCTATTCCTGGCAGTCGACCTATATCATCCAGGGATTCATAATCCTGCTCACGATCCTTATTATTATCAGGTATCTTCCGCCTATGCCCAATGAGCAGCCTGCGTCTTTTAAAAGTCAGCTTTCTATACTTACCCGGTCCAGGTTTATTTCAGGTACGCTTCTGAATCTGTTTTTGATCACGGCCTGGTTTTGTTCCTACAGCTACTTTGCAGATTACCTCAGCAAAGAAAAAAATATGAGCGAAAGGGAAATAAGTATTTTGTTGCTGGTATTCGGTGCCATGGGTGTCGTTTCCAATTATGCTGCCGGTAAGCTTTTAGGAAAGAACATGTTCCGGACCGCTTTATTATTCACGGCAGGCTTATTTATCGTTCCTTTCGCATTTCAGTATACCGGTGATTCATTTTTACAGGTTATCCTGGTGACCGGTCTCTGGGGAATTATGTACGGACCGTGTTTTCTGATCGGTGTCGGTTATATGATCTCAGCTGCACCCCATGCTAAGGAATTTGCCAACAGCCTTCAGACTTCATTTGGAAATCTTGGAGTTTCATTAGGAACATCGGTGGGCGGTTTTTTTATCTACCGGTATGGGATCTCGGTTACCCCCTGGGTAGGGATTATATTTGGGATTATGGCTGTTATAGTGATCATCTGGCGTATGTATATGGATAAACATTACCACAAAAAAGAATAG
- a CDS encoding TetR/AcrR family transcriptional regulator, with protein sequence MARKKEFEYEEKLDVAMNLFWEQGYHVTSLSDLENHMKINRSSIYPTYGDKKELLLKCLDKYQKSKLTEYQSFLTTSSENALEDLVKILDMSVQQSIRDHKVCLAVRMIFEIAMVDQEINAMLAENEKKIEKVYLAILQRGIEQRLIKKELDIKTAASFFSSSSTTLLKNFVLYNNKAQVDAMISLWIQMIR encoded by the coding sequence ATGGCAAGAAAGAAAGAATTTGAATACGAAGAAAAGCTAGATGTGGCTATGAATCTCTTTTGGGAGCAGGGATATCATGTAACATCGCTCAGTGATCTCGAGAATCATATGAAGATCAACAGAAGCAGCATTTATCCCACTTATGGTGACAAAAAAGAACTTTTACTGAAATGTCTCGATAAATATCAGAAGTCTAAGCTGACAGAATATCAATCTTTTCTCACAACCAGCAGTGAAAATGCCTTGGAAGATCTCGTGAAAATACTGGACATGTCCGTACAACAGAGCATCCGCGATCATAAAGTATGCCTGGCTGTAAGAATGATCTTTGAAATTGCGATGGTGGACCAGGAGATTAATGCCATGCTGGCTGAAAATGAGAAGAAAATTGAAAAGGTTTATCTGGCCATTTTGCAGCGCGGTATAGAGCAAAGACTGATTAAAAAGGAACTGGATATAAAAACGGCTGCCTCATTTTTTTCAAGTTCTTCTACTACTCTACTCAAAAATTTTGTCCTTTATAATAACAAAGCACAAGTTGATGCAATGATCAGTCTATGGATCCAAATGATCAGATGA
- the tkt gene encoding transketolase: MENKNLIQKCIDTVRILAADAVQKANSGHPGTPMALAPLGHILWSGVMNYNPENPDWANRDRFVLSCGHACMLQYSYLYLTGYRITLDDIKKFRQLHSITAGHPEYRLTPGIEVTTGPLGQGFANGVGMAIAQQYMAERYNRPDFNIFDYKIYAICSDGDLMEGVSAEAASLAGHLGLGNMIYFYDSNHITIEGATDLAFDEEVSKRFQAYGWHVQEVQDINDLEALSAAIRNAQEETGRPSLIKVHSQIGYGSPNKRDSAAAHGSPLGIDEVRLVKKNFGFDQEKDFNVPPDVLDFYHKAGRDSSENEKQWNKLYENYKKTYPDLAEEYEAVISGQLPKDWQDKLPVFETGKPIATRKASGQTLNAIAEDLPQLIGGSADLSPSTNTMLDGYPSFAVKQRDGRNFHYGIREHAMGAVLNGMALSNYLIPYGATFLIFSDYMRPPLRLAAMMKIRPIMVFTHDSIGLGEDGTTHQPVEQLIGLRTVPNMTVIRPADANETAQAWRVAIQHTDGPVALALTRQEIPVIDQNKYTTAKDLEKGAYILSDSEGTPDVILIASGSEVHLILKAQEELEKDHINARVVSMPSWNLFDKQSNEYKERVLPRSIRKRLAVEAGSPVGWMKYTTDDGEVIGIDRFGESAPAEEIMKEYGFTVENVIKTAKALILKK; this comes from the coding sequence ATGGAAAATAAAAATTTAATTCAGAAATGCATTGATACGGTAAGGATTTTAGCCGCTGATGCCGTACAGAAAGCAAACTCCGGACATCCCGGCACGCCTATGGCCTTAGCTCCGCTTGGGCATATTTTATGGTCGGGAGTTATGAATTACAATCCTGAAAATCCGGACTGGGCCAATCGTGACCGGTTTGTACTATCCTGTGGACATGCGTGCATGCTGCAGTACAGTTATCTGTATCTGACCGGATATCGAATTACCCTTGACGATATCAAAAAATTCAGGCAATTGCACAGCATTACTGCCGGGCATCCGGAGTATCGGCTGACGCCCGGAATAGAAGTGACAACAGGTCCTCTTGGACAGGGATTTGCCAATGGTGTAGGAATGGCCATTGCCCAGCAGTATATGGCTGAACGGTATAATCGTCCGGATTTTAATATTTTCGATTATAAAATTTATGCCATTTGCAGTGATGGTGACCTTATGGAAGGGGTTTCTGCCGAAGCCGCATCACTTGCAGGACACCTGGGATTGGGAAATATGATTTATTTTTATGACAGCAACCATATTACGATAGAAGGAGCGACTGATCTCGCTTTTGATGAAGAGGTATCCAAAAGGTTTCAGGCGTATGGATGGCATGTGCAGGAGGTGCAGGATATCAATGATCTGGAAGCATTATCTGCTGCGATCAGGAATGCGCAGGAGGAAACCGGGCGTCCGTCGCTCATAAAAGTCCACAGCCAAATTGGTTACGGAAGTCCCAACAAGCGCGATTCTGCGGCTGCCCATGGCTCGCCTCTGGGAATAGATGAGGTTCGCCTGGTTAAAAAGAATTTTGGATTCGATCAGGAAAAAGACTTTAACGTCCCTCCCGATGTTTTGGATTTTTACCATAAAGCAGGCAGAGATTCTTCGGAAAATGAAAAGCAGTGGAACAAGCTGTATGAAAATTATAAAAAAACATATCCTGACCTTGCCGAAGAATATGAAGCCGTTATTTCCGGTCAGTTGCCAAAAGATTGGCAAGATAAACTGCCCGTTTTTGAAACCGGTAAACCCATCGCAACCCGTAAGGCTTCGGGTCAGACCTTAAATGCCATTGCGGAAGACCTGCCTCAGCTGATCGGCGGTTCAGCAGATCTGTCCCCTTCTACCAATACAATGCTGGACGGTTATCCGTCCTTTGCCGTTAAGCAGCGGGATGGGCGTAACTTCCACTATGGAATCCGTGAACATGCCATGGGTGCTGTCCTTAACGGGATGGCTCTAAGTAATTATCTCATTCCTTATGGCGCCACATTTTTAATATTCTCAGACTATATGCGTCCGCCGCTGCGACTCGCTGCGATGATGAAAATACGTCCAATCATGGTTTTTACCCATGACAGCATCGGTCTCGGTGAAGACGGAACAACCCACCAGCCGGTAGAGCAACTCATCGGATTGCGGACCGTTCCCAATATGACTGTTATCCGGCCGGCAGATGCCAATGAAACGGCACAGGCCTGGCGGGTAGCGATTCAGCATACAGACGGACCGGTAGCACTTGCATTGACCCGGCAGGAAATTCCGGTCATCGATCAGAATAAATATACAACAGCGAAAGATCTTGAAAAAGGGGCGTACATTCTTTCAGATTCTGAAGGAACACCTGATGTCATTCTTATCGCCAGCGGATCGGAAGTTCATTTAATTTTAAAAGCACAGGAGGAGCTGGAGAAAGACCATATTAACGCACGGGTGGTCAGCATGCCTTCCTGGAATCTATTTGATAAACAAAGTAATGAATACAAAGAACGGGTGCTACCGCGAAGTATTCGAAAAAGATTAGCTGTGGAAGCGGGTTCACCGGTTGGCTGGATGAAATATACGACTGACGATGGAGAGGTTATTGGAATCGATAGGTTTGGTGAGTCTGCACCGGCTGAAGAAATCATGAAAGAATATGGTTTTACGGTAGAAAATGTGATAAAAACAGCAAAAGCTCTAATTTTGAAAAAGTAA
- a CDS encoding RpiB/LacA/LacB family sugar-phosphate isomerase: protein MRKVGICADHGGFELKERIKSFLMEKQLEPVDYGATELDNSDDFPDYVIPLAKAVASGDVWRGIAICGSGVGACIAANKISGIRAALVSDHFSAHQGVEDDDMNLLCLGGRVTGHAAAEELVSAFLNARFIGAERHLRRLGKIQALENGI from the coding sequence ATGAGAAAAGTAGGAATCTGTGCAGATCATGGAGGGTTTGAACTTAAAGAGAGAATAAAATCTTTTCTGATGGAAAAACAGTTGGAACCCGTGGATTACGGTGCCACAGAACTCGATAACAGCGATGACTTTCCCGATTATGTCATTCCCTTGGCAAAGGCTGTTGCTTCGGGAGACGTTTGGCGGGGAATAGCAATTTGTGGCAGCGGTGTGGGTGCCTGTATTGCGGCTAATAAGATTTCCGGCATCCGTGCAGCCCTTGTTTCAGATCATTTTTCAGCACACCAGGGCGTGGAGGATGATGATATGAACTTACTCTGTCTCGGAGGACGTGTAACAGGACATGCAGCTGCAGAAGAACTGGTTTCAGCTTTTTTAAATGCCCGGTTTATCGGTGCTGAAAGACATTTGCGACGGCTTGGGAAAATCCAGGCCCTGGAAAATGGCATATAA
- the gndA gene encoding NADP-dependent phosphogluconate dehydrogenase, with the protein MQNLQEDIIMKQENKNAFGMIGLGTMGSNLLQNIADHGYPCAGYDNSPEKVNALNALDNENIEGFSDLKKFTDSLARPRIVMMLVPAGEIVDHVIDELLGVLDKGDIIIDGGNSHYTDTERRYQELEGKGLHFVGMGVSGGEEGARRGPSMMPGGDKEAYEMIKPVLEKIAAQVNNEPTVAFMGNRSAGHFVKMVHNGIEYAIMQLISESYEIMKKGLGMDNGQIHEVYKKWNQGRLKSYLLEITTDIFAFKNEGENDFLLDNIRDEAKAKGTGKWTSQAAMDLHLPTPVIDIAVSMRDLSTLKSLRVQASEMYPDETEMKYEDRGADYCDQLEEAFYFAMVSAYAQGMHLLYQANEEFKYDLNLDLIAKIWRGGCIIRSEFLEDIYAAFNQDPKLQHLLLDKSVSEDLKRSITGIRTVVSDAVLHGIATPAFSASLTYFDDFRCENMPTNLIQAQRDYFGSHTYELKAKEGVFHTKWVMENIKE; encoded by the coding sequence ATGCAAAATTTACAGGAAGATATTATTATGAAACAAGAAAATAAAAATGCATTCGGCATGATCGGTTTGGGAACCATGGGCTCCAACCTTTTACAAAATATCGCAGACCACGGCTACCCTTGTGCAGGATACGACAACAGCCCTGAAAAAGTAAATGCCCTTAATGCTTTGGATAATGAAAATATTGAAGGATTTTCAGACTTGAAAAAATTTACAGACAGTCTTGCAAGGCCGAGGATCGTTATGATGCTGGTACCTGCCGGTGAGATCGTAGATCATGTTATAGATGAATTGCTGGGTGTTCTGGATAAAGGTGACATTATTATCGATGGTGGAAACTCGCATTATACGGATACCGAAAGAAGATATCAGGAATTGGAAGGCAAAGGTCTTCATTTTGTGGGAATGGGGGTATCAGGAGGAGAAGAAGGAGCCCGCCGCGGTCCGAGTATGATGCCGGGAGGAGATAAAGAAGCCTACGAAATGATAAAACCTGTTCTGGAAAAAATTGCTGCCCAGGTTAATAACGAACCTACCGTAGCTTTCATGGGAAACCGTTCGGCAGGACACTTTGTGAAAATGGTACACAATGGTATTGAGTATGCCATCATGCAGTTAATCTCCGAATCCTATGAGATCATGAAAAAGGGGCTTGGAATGGATAACGGACAGATCCATGAGGTATATAAGAAATGGAACCAGGGTCGTCTGAAATCTTATCTGCTGGAAATTACAACCGATATCTTTGCCTTCAAAAATGAGGGTGAAAATGACTTTCTGCTTGATAATATTCGGGATGAAGCCAAGGCAAAGGGTACCGGAAAATGGACCTCCCAGGCAGCCATGGATTTGCACCTTCCCACACCCGTCATCGATATTGCAGTTTCCATGAGAGATCTTTCTACATTAAAATCGCTGAGAGTACAGGCGTCAGAAATGTATCCTGATGAGACCGAAATGAAGTATGAGGACCGTGGTGCCGACTATTGTGACCAGCTTGAAGAGGCCTTTTATTTTGCCATGGTTTCAGCGTATGCCCAGGGCATGCACTTGCTGTATCAGGCGAATGAAGAATTTAAATATGACCTAAACTTAGACCTTATTGCCAAAATATGGCGCGGAGGATGCATCATAAGATCCGAATTTCTGGAGGATATTTATGCTGCTTTCAATCAGGATCCTAAGTTGCAGCATCTGCTCCTCGACAAATCGGTTTCTGAAGATCTCAAGAGAAGCATTACCGGCATCCGGACGGTGGTTTCAGATGCTGTCCTGCACGGTATCGCGACTCCTGCGTTTTCCGCATCCTTAACTTATTTTGATGATTTCCGCTGCGA